The Branchiostoma lanceolatum isolate klBraLanc5 chromosome 3, klBraLanc5.hap2, whole genome shotgun sequence DNA segment GTTTGGCCATGTATGAGGTCTCACCTGGAAGTTTGGCCATGTATGAGGTCTCACCTGGAAGTTTGGCCATGTATGAGGTCTCACCTGGAAGTTTGGCTATGTATGAGGTCTCATCTGGAAGTTTAGCCATGTATGTGGTCTCACCTGGCAGTATGACTATGTATGAGGTCTCACCTGGAAGTTTGGCCATGTATGAGGTCTCATCTGGAAGTTTGGCCATGTATGTGGTCTCACCTGGCAGTATGACTATGTATGAGGTCTCACCTGGAAGTTTGGCTATGTATGTGGTGTCACCTGGAAGTTTGGCTATGAATGCCGTCTCCCCTAGATGTTCTGCCATATGTGTGGTCTCACCTGAAAGTTTGCCCACTTTTGTGGTCTCACCTGGAAGCTTGGCTATGAATGTGGTCTCACCTGGAAGTTTGCCACGAGAGTCAACCCGACAGAGGTCAGCAGCCCGACCCCCAGGCCGCTCTTGTTCAGCAGACGGACGCAGCGGGAGTCTGTCTGGTTCATCGCCTCCACCTGCTTATACCTTACGTACATGGTGCCCAGACCTGCAACACAACACACCCGTTATACCTCACATACATGGTGCCCAGACCtgcaacacaacacacctgTTATACCTTACGTACATGGTGCCCAGacctacaacacaacacacctgtTATACCTCACGTACATGGTGCCCAGGCCtgcaacacaacacacctgTTATACCTCACATACATGGTGCCCAGACCtgcaacacaacacacctgTTATACCTCACATACATGGTGCCCAGGCCTGCAACAGAACACACCTGTTATACCTCACATACATGGTGCCCAAACCtgcaacacaacacacctgTTATACCTCACGTACATGGTGCCCAGACCtgcaacacaacacacctgTTATACCTCACGTACATGGTGCCCAAACCtgcaacacaacacacctgTTATACCTCACGTACATGGTGCCCAGGCCtgcaacacaacacacctgTTATACCTCACGTACATGGTGCCCAGGCCtgcaacacaacacacctgTTATACCTCACGTACATGGTGCCCAAACCtgcaacacaacacacctgTTATACCTCACGTACATGGTGCCCAAACCtgcaacacaacacacctgTTATACCTCACATACAGGGTGCCCAGACCtgcaacacaacacacctgTTATACCTCACGTACATGGTGCCCAAACCtgcaacacaacacacctgCTTATACCTTACTACATGGTGCCCAAACCTGCAACACAAATTACACATATCATTAGAATTACACACTATTTTCATACAATAACTAAAGCGCTTTCCAACAAGCGTTTGACCAGAAACTTACTGAGGAATGCGGAGATGTTCAGCATCTGCCCGAACACACAGCTCTCTGGAATCTTGTCTCCTGTGTcgctaaacaaacaaaataacaagttaaagacaaacaaacaaactctgtGTAGAATCTCTGAGCAACACAGGGACAAAAAGCGGCAAGAATGTGACAATGAAAGGTTGACTGTTTTTGTACAGAGTTTTTATCCACATCAACCTGTAAGTTACCAAGAGGGCAGCAGGTCTATcaagcaaataaacaagtaaacaaacaaacgtacctgATTTAGGGGAAGTCTGGCATGACGTCCCCGCGCAGGACCGCCATGATGTAGGTGGTCACCATggtaacacaaacaaacaaacgtacctgATGTAGGGGAAGTCCGGCACGACGTCCCCGCGCAGGACTGCCATGATGTAGGTGGTTACCGTggtaacacaaacaaacaaacgtacctgATGTAGGGGAAGTCCGGCACGACGTCCCCGCGCAGGACCGCCATGATGTAGGTGGTCACCATggtaacacaaacaaacaaacgtacctgATGTAGGGGAAGTCCGGCACGACGTCCCCGCGCAGGACCGCCATGATGTAGGTGGTCACCATGGTAACACAAACAAACGTACCTGATGTAGGGGAAGTCCGGCACGACGTCCCCGCGCAGGACCGCCATGATGTAGGTGGTCACCATggtaacacaaacaaacaaacaaacgtacctgATGTAGGGGAAGTCCGGCACGACGTCCCCGCGCAGGACTGCCATGATGTAGgtcgttaccatggtaacacaaacaaacaaacaaacgtacctgATGTAGGGGAAGTCCGGCACGACGTCCCCGCGCAGGACCGCCATGATGTAGGTCGTTACCATGGTAGCGGTCGTCCAGACGCCCAGCCCGATGGGCAGGAAGCTCAGCCCCTCCGTGAACCAGAACCCCATCATGCACCTGTGCAGAAGGCAAGAAACAGAAAGGGTCAGCATGGGGGGGTACAGAAAGGGTCAGCATGGGGGGGTACAGAAAGGGTCAGCATGGGGGCTACCGTCAACACTCAGGAAGATTCAGGAGGTATTCCAGGCTATATGTTACTAGTACATCAAGTGGCTTCGTGTTACATCAAGTGGCTTCGTGTTACATCAAGTGGCTTCATGTTAAATCAAGTGGCTTCGTGTTACATCAAGTGGCTTCGTGTTACATCAAGTGGCTTCATGTCACATCAAGTGCCTACATGTTACATTAAATTTGGCAGGCTGGCTTTGCTTTAGGCTGAATTCAGGCGCCTATtcgagggtctgcatggggttgGGGATGGCGGGAAACGCTTTATACTGAATTCAGCAATTACGTAAAATTGGGTCGCCTCGCTACAAATTACGTTAATAACACAACTTTCCCTACAAATTAAGGGAAATCCAAATAGGCTGTCTACACCtcacggaaaagagcatgcagacctcCCTATCTCGCATTACGTAGAATGCACTGATTGTACTCTGTTAGATTTTCAGCGGGCCGGCTACAAATTATGTGGAGTTAAAATGGCTGATTACAGTCTTCGTAAAAGGGCATGTTGGAGGAAATGTAGGGAGAAGGAGGAACTTTTGGTCAGCTGGGAGAACAAAGAGTCACGACTGACAAGAGTCTTACTGAAACACCTGTAAATAAGACTGCACCTGGGCAGGTTTAAGAGCCTCACCAACACACCTGTAAATAAGACTACACCTGGGCAGGTGTAAGAGTCTCACCAACACACCTGGACGTTAAGACTACACCTGGGCAGGTTTAAGAGTCTCACCAACACACCTGGACGTTAAGACTACACCTGGGCAGGTGTAAGAGTCTCACCAACACACCTGGACGTTAAGACTACACCTGGGCAGGTTTAAGAGTCTCACCAACACACCTGGACGTTAAGACTACACCTGGGCAGGTGTAAGAGTCTCACCAGCACACCTGGACGTTAAGACTACACCTGGGCAGACGATGTCTCCAGGAAAGCTGTAAGAACCACGAGAGTCTCACCAACACACCTGGACGTTAAGACTACACCAGGGCAGACGATGTCTCCAGGAAAGCTGTAAGAACCACGAGAGTCTCACCAACACACCTGGAAGTTAAGACTACACCTGGGCAGACGATGTCTCCAGGAAAGCTGTAAGAACCACGAGAGTCTCACCAGCACACCTGGAAGTTAAGACTACACCTGGGCAGACGATGTCTCCAGGAAAGCTGTAAGAACCACGAGAGTCTCACCAACACACCTGGAAGTTAAGACGTCTCCTGTACAGGTGTAAGAATCACGAGAGTTTCACCGACACAGCTGTGAGTTACTCAGAGTCATGAGAGCGCTCCCACCCTGTTAATGTTTAACCCATGTTTACCTGGCAGACTTTGGGCCGTGCCGTGTCAATTCGCTGTTTCTCTGATGTTTGGCAACAAAACGAAGAGGGGGTCCTTGGTAGGTCCATGTATGGTATTGACAGATGAAGGGAGACGTTAAAAGaaggaaacagaaaaaaacagccggCAGTGAGGAAAAGTGCTCACTTAGCTAGCGCCCTGACATGTCTCACTCTATCCTCTGGTCGTAGATAAACCATGTTAATAAGTTAACGAATCAGGTTGATAAGTTGATAAACTAGGTCGATAAGTTTTAATGTAGGTCGAGACATCTGGGTCTGGCGAAATCTGCACCAGTGGATCACCAGCTCCCCCTACAGGAGCCCCGCAGTATTACACTGATAGGTGCACAGACATACACCCCCTCACACACACGCTCCCTACAGGAGCCCTGCAGTATTACACTGATagatgcacagacacacacccaCCAGGTGACGTCACCGGTCACGAGAGGCTGACGCCAGCTGAGGTCACCTGCTGACCTTCcttttggcacactttttaACCCCCCTGTAAATAAATAACTCCAACCTTCCTGTTATACTCCAGTTGATAAATAACTACGATGATAAATAactaggggtccttcccggcgtGAGTGGATCCAATAACTCAAATAACCGGATATGCAGCTCGcagtcttcagtacaaacctggtgcgtAAGGCCAACCATGAGGCGATTTACCGGgtatacatactagtatgcaacacagacagacaaacaaaaacaaaccctCCCATTGAGACTGTGACTGGCGGGACAGAGGCGCGCAGCGTTCGCGATCGCGGGAAGATTCCGGTCAGGATTCTCACCTTGTGTCGTCTGCAGCCTGCCTGCGCGGTCCGGGCGGGTCTGGGCGGGTCTGGGCACCGAAAGCAGAAGTCTTGCGTCACATGCCGCTGTTTTCAGCCACAAAATCCCTCAGCTGACAGCAGAAACCGGAAGTCGGAGTTTCGCTCCGATCAAAACAACATCAGCTGATCCAGACGGAGGCTCCGCCGCGCCTTCTAGCGGGGAATACTGTAACTGCAGCCAACAGGTCTACAAGAACTTGGAAACTTGATCCCTCGGTTTTCCAACCCCGCCACTTCTCCTGGCTTGTAAGGGCTTCCCTCCACCTCCAGTCACACTCAAAGTTTAGGTTTAAAAACGTTCGTGCTCCGAAAAAGGGCATTTTAG contains these protein-coding regions:
- the LOC136429602 gene encoding DNA damage-regulated autophagy modulator protein 1-like isoform X3, which codes for MVTTYIMAVLRGDVVPDFPYIRYVCLFVCVTMVTTYIMAVLRGDVVPDFPYIRYVCLCYHGDHLHHGGPARGRRAGLPLHQVRLFVCVTMVTTYIMAVLRGDVVPDFPYISDTGDKIPESCVFGQMLNISAFLSLGTMYVRYKQVEAMNQTDSRCVRLLNKSGLGVGLLTSVGLTLVANFQEGNVKAVHFIGAALVFGMGVVYSGLHTAISYRLYPAYATLRQSRARAAITAVGAIAMVIAFGTATVANYQWATHEHAHDRLHWQPDDPGYAPHVASTVSEWIMALAFLFYFFTFIPDFQLTEMDAVVRLKWEELSERSPLIT
- the LOC136429602 gene encoding DNA damage-regulated autophagy modulator protein 1-like isoform X4 gives rise to the protein MVTTYIMAVLRGDVVPDFPYIRYVCLFVCVTMVTTYIMAVLRGDVVPDFPYIRYVCLCYHGDHLHHGGPARGRRAGLPLHQVRLFVCVTMVTTYIMAVLRGDVVPDFPYISDTGDKIPESCVFGQMLNISAFLSLGTMYVRYKQVEAMNQTDSRCVRLLNKSGLGVGLLTSVGLTLVANFQEGNVKAVHFIGAALVFGMGVVYSGLHTAISYRLYPAYATLRQSRARAAITAVGAIAMVIAFGTATVANYQWATHEHAHDRLHWQPDDPGYAPHVASTVSEWIMALAFLFYFFTFIPDFQLTEMDAVVRLKWEELSERSPLIT
- the LOC136429602 gene encoding DNA damage-regulated autophagy modulator protein 1-like isoform X9; protein product: MVTTYIMAVLRGDVVPDFPYIRYVCLFVCVTMVTTYIMAVLRGDVVPDFPYIRYVCLCYHGDHLHHGGPARGRRAGLPLHQVRLFVCVTMVTTYIMAVLRGDVVPDFPYISDTGDKIPESCVFGQMLNISAFLSLGTMYVRYKQVEAMNQTDSRCVRLLNKSGLGVGLLTSVGLTLVANFQEGNVKAVHFIGAALVFGMGVVYSGLHTAISYRLYPAYATLRQSRARAAITAVGAIAMVIAFGTATVANYQWATHEHAHDRLHWQPDDPGYAPHVASTVSEWIMALAFLFYFFTFIPDFQLTEMDAVVRLKWEELSERSPLIT
- the LOC136429602 gene encoding DNA damage-regulated autophagy modulator protein 1-like isoform X1, whose product is MVTTYIMAVLRGDVVPDFPYIRYVCLFVCVTMVTTYIMAVLRGDVVPDFPYIRYVCLCYHGDHLHHGGPARGRRAGLPLHQVRLFVCVTMVTTYIMAVLRGDVVPDFPYISDTGDKIPESCVFGQMLNISAFLSLGTMYVRYKQVEAMNQTDSRCVRLLNKSGLGVGLLTSVGLTLVANFQEGNVKAVHFIGAALVFGMGVVYSGLHTAISYRLYPAYATLRQSRARAAITAVGAIAMVIAFGTATVANYQWATHEHAHDRLHWQPDDPGYAPHVASTVSEWIMALAFLFYFFTFIPDFQLTEMDAVVRLKWEELSERSPLIT
- the LOC136429602 gene encoding DNA damage-regulated autophagy modulator protein 1-like isoform X8; this translates as MVTTYIMAVLRGDVVPDFPYIRYVCLFVCVTMVTTYIMAVLRGDVVPDFPYIRYVCLCYHGDHLHHGGPARGRRAGLPLHQVRLFVCVTMVTTYIMAVLRGDVVPDFPYISDTGDKIPESCVFGQMLNISAFLSLGTLYVRYKQVEAMNQTDSRCVRLLNKSGLGVGLLTSVGLTLVANFQEGNVKAVHFIGAALVFGMGVVYSGLHTAISYRLYPAYATLRQSRARAAITAVGAIAMVIAFGTATVANYQWATHEHAHDRLHWQPDDPGYAPHVASTVSEWIMALAFLFYFFTFIPDFQLTEMDAVVRLKWEELSERSPLIT
- the LOC136429602 gene encoding DNA damage-regulated autophagy modulator protein 1-like isoform X5; the protein is MVTTYIMAVLRGDVVPDFPYIRYVCLFVCVTMVTTYIMAVLRGDVVPDFPYIRYVCLCYHGDHLHHGGPARGRRAGLPLHQVRLFVCVTMVTTYIMAVLRGDVVPDFPYISDTGDKIPESCVFGQMLNISAFLSLGTMYVRYKQVEAMNQTDSRCVRLLNKSGLGVGLLTSVGLTLVANFQESNVKAVHFIGAALVFGMGVVYSGLHTAISYRLYPAYATLRQSRARAAITAVGAIAMVIAFGTATVANYQWATHEHAHDRLHWQPDDPGYAPHVASTVSEWIMALAFLFYFFTFIPDFQLTEMDAVVRLKWEELSERSPLIT
- the LOC136429602 gene encoding modulator of macroautophagy TMEM150B-B-like isoform X20: MVTTYIMAVLRGDVVPDFPYIRYVCLFVCVTMVTTYIMAVLRGDVVPDFPYIRYVCLCYHGDHLHHGGPARGRRAGLPLHQVRLFVCVTMVTTYIMAVLRGDVVPDFPYISDTGDKIPESCVFGQMLNISAFLSLGTMYVRYKQVEAMNQTDSRCVRLLNKSGLGVGLLTSVGLTLVANFQEGNVKTPLTHYSLPQEGNVKAVHFQVRPPHTLFSPPGG
- the LOC136429602 gene encoding DNA damage-regulated autophagy modulator protein 1-like isoform X7 encodes the protein MVTTYIMAVLRGDVVPDFPYIRYVCLFVCVTMVTTYIMAVLRGDVVPDFPYIRYVCLCYHGDHLHHGGPARGRRAGLPLHQVRLFVCVTMVTTYIMAVLRGDVVPDFPYISDTGDKIPESCVFGQMLNISAFLSLGTMYVRYKQVEAMNQTDSRCVRLLNKSGLGVGLLTSVGLTLVANFQEGNVKAVHFIGAALVFGMGVVYSGLHTAISYRLYPAYATLRQSRARAAITAVGAIAMVIAFGTATVANYQWATHEHAHDRLHWQPDDPGYAPHVASTVSEWIMALAFLFYFFTFIPDFQLTEMDAVVRLKWEELSERSPLIT